From Paenibacillus physcomitrellae, the proteins below share one genomic window:
- a CDS encoding DUF5693 family protein, whose translation MYSTWNKWNNTTRKWLWTLVVVGLVASLPIIYERVETENSAKQVQFVFNYRSLLDISSYQVNQQEALSAELDKLRDSGVNTIAVFESNLDELKKSRRIMVYNSQDVAEMNKSAVTAQDNATYIAFTSDENAKIYAPIIEDAFKPFDIAVTPWSVNGLQGLRLNTSPEDAGLKTLQPDPQALELIHSKGFMILPRMNDNGPYSQEIVDKELDLFAGYGVNRILFDGSSVKGYGDNADKNTLQAFADSLKQRGMGIAAIEGLKEQQKGFAKLAYLLDYNVVRLHSISDTDITQSTSTLSDRIALAVKDRKIRMVYLNASPARNPEKATITDPIDNVINTLQEPGNAVSRVEKDGYQIGTAEAFKVVDHSWEKAAKLFVVLGAVAFTAMMISLFLPSWTLALLILGLIGSAGLYVLKPTLLEQMLALAAAISAPTVATILAIRKVKELGAAHPGMSTSRRLSHSLVLFIKSALISLSAVPFVVGLLNNITYALVLNQFRGVSLLHAVPMLLVAIYVFLYQGESVMAELRRWLRMPITVLWVVIVAIIGIAGLYYLSRTGNSGSLLPGEASFRAFLENTIGVRPRNKEFLFAHPLFIVGVFASLRYPKVLYIMIVAAMGQLSMVDTFAHIHSPFFISLIRGVLGLGFGLIVGLVFVLIWQILERCWKKWSPLLLEK comes from the coding sequence GTGTATTCAACATGGAACAAGTGGAACAACACCACCCGCAAATGGCTGTGGACTTTGGTTGTTGTGGGATTGGTGGCCTCTCTGCCGATCATTTATGAACGGGTAGAGACGGAGAATTCCGCCAAGCAGGTACAGTTTGTATTCAATTATCGCAGCTTGCTCGACATTTCGTCTTACCAGGTGAACCAGCAGGAAGCTTTGTCCGCTGAGCTTGATAAGCTGCGTGACTCGGGAGTGAACACCATTGCCGTATTCGAGAGCAATCTCGACGAGCTGAAGAAGTCGCGCCGGATTATGGTTTATAACTCGCAGGATGTAGCGGAGATGAATAAGTCGGCCGTTACGGCCCAGGATAATGCTACTTATATCGCTTTTACGTCTGATGAGAATGCGAAGATCTACGCGCCGATTATTGAGGATGCTTTCAAGCCGTTTGATATTGCGGTCACGCCTTGGAGCGTGAACGGTTTGCAGGGTCTTCGCCTGAACACCTCGCCGGAGGATGCAGGCCTCAAGACGCTGCAGCCTGATCCGCAGGCGCTTGAGCTGATCCACAGCAAAGGATTTATGATCCTGCCGCGGATGAATGACAACGGTCCTTACAGTCAGGAGATCGTGGACAAAGAGCTGGATTTGTTCGCCGGCTACGGCGTGAACCGGATTTTGTTCGACGGCAGCTCGGTTAAGGGCTATGGCGATAATGCGGACAAGAACACCCTCCAGGCTTTTGCCGACTCCCTCAAACAAAGAGGAATGGGCATTGCCGCTATCGAAGGTTTGAAAGAGCAGCAGAAAGGGTTTGCCAAGCTGGCTTACCTGCTGGACTACAATGTAGTTCGCCTGCACTCGATCAGTGACACGGATATCACGCAGTCGACCTCTACGTTGTCTGACCGGATTGCGCTGGCCGTGAAAGACCGGAAGATCCGGATGGTGTATCTGAATGCTTCGCCTGCCCGCAATCCGGAGAAAGCGACCATTACAGACCCGATCGACAACGTGATTAACACCCTTCAAGAGCCGGGTAATGCGGTCAGCCGGGTTGAGAAGGACGGATACCAAATCGGCACAGCCGAAGCGTTTAAGGTAGTCGATCATTCGTGGGAGAAAGCAGCCAAATTGTTTGTGGTGCTGGGAGCCGTTGCTTTTACAGCGATGATGATCTCCTTGTTCCTGCCTTCATGGACACTGGCTCTGTTGATTTTGGGTCTGATCGGCAGCGCAGGTTTGTATGTGCTTAAGCCGACGCTGCTCGAACAGATGCTGGCGCTCGCCGCAGCGATCAGCGCACCTACGGTAGCAACGATTCTGGCGATTCGCAAGGTTAAGGAACTGGGCGCCGCCCATCCGGGGATGAGCACCTCGCGCAGACTTTCGCACAGTCTCGTATTGTTTATCAAGTCCGCGCTGATCAGCTTGAGTGCTGTTCCGTTTGTGGTTGGTCTTCTAAATAACATTACTTATGCGCTTGTTCTGAACCAGTTCCGCGGTGTAAGCCTGCTGCATGCCGTTCCGATGCTGCTGGTCGCCATTTACGTATTCCTCTATCAGGGAGAATCGGTTATGGCCGAGCTGCGCAGATGGCTGCGTATGCCGATTACCGTGCTTTGGGTCGTCATTGTCGCCATTATCGGGATTGCCGGTTTGTATTACCTGTCACGGACAGGCAACTCGGGCAGCCTGCTGCCGGGTGAAGCTTCGTTCCGCGCGTTCCTGGAGAATACGATTGGTGTTCGCCCGCGGAATAAAGAATTTTTGTTTGCGCATCCGCTGTTTATCGTCGGGGTCTTTGCGTCCCTGCGGTATCCGAAGGTGCTGTACATCATGATCGTGGCCGCGATGGGGCAGCTGTCCATGGTGGATACGTTCGCTCATATTCATTCGCCATTCTTTATTTCCTTGATCCGCGGCGTGCTGGGGCTTGGCTTCGGCCTGATCGTCGGACTGGTCTTTGTCCTGATTTGGCAAATCCTTGAAAGGTGCTGGAAGAAATGGTCGCCTCTGTTACTCGAAAAATAG
- a CDS encoding DNA-directed RNA polymerase subunit beta: MNEYTGPEQQERTDGPRRSRMQNRSGEQEQRGESQADVKEVEAPKAGRRKRRWVWRLVWTLVILIILLAAGFGGVVVGYVFFGKQPWSDLLEWSTWRHVYDLVFSP; encoded by the coding sequence ATGAATGAATACACCGGACCGGAACAGCAGGAACGGACAGACGGACCGAGACGGTCGCGAATGCAGAATAGAAGTGGAGAACAAGAGCAGCGCGGTGAGAGCCAAGCGGATGTGAAGGAAGTGGAAGCGCCCAAAGCCGGTCGGCGGAAGCGCCGCTGGGTGTGGAGACTCGTCTGGACCCTTGTGATCCTTATTATTCTGCTCGCAGCCGGATTCGGCGGTGTGGTGGTAGGGTATGTATTCTTCGGTAAACAGCCCTGGAGCGATCTCCTGGAATGGAGCACCTGGCGTCATGTTTATGATCTGGTGTTCTCTCCTTAA
- a CDS encoding phospho-sugar mutase — MSNPLTVLDKVQSWLEDANIDEATKQELRSLEGHTAELEDRFYKDLEFGTGGLRGVIGAGSNRMNRYTVGRATQGFAAYLLANAQEHGNKAPSVVIAHDSRHFSPEFALESALVLAGNGITAKLFRSLRPTPQLSFEVRRLNADGGIVITASHNPPEYNGYKVYNNTGGQLVPHEAEQVIEQIRQVQSFGEVKRLTQEEAEAKGLLVWLDEAEDEAFADTVASVSVNRELLQNGAGKDVVVVYTPLHGTGNKPVRQVLDKLGFSQIHIVPEQEQPDPEFSTVKSPNPEEREAFTKAIELGTKINADLLIGTDPDADRMGAVVRTKDGKYEILTGNQSGAIIVNYLLSQLKEQGNLPANGAVVKTIVTSELGAVIAEHYGLTVFNTLTGFKYIGEKMNEFEKSGDHTFVFGYEESYGYLAGNYARDKDAVVAASLISEAAAYYKQQGKTLMDALEDIYRKFGYYREALSSLTMKGKDGVAKINDLMTAWRVSPPDAVNGAKVTKVLDYSKGLDGLPKENVLKFLLEDGSWFCLRPSGTEPKIKFYFAVKGSTDEEAKARLASLQEEVLSRVEA, encoded by the coding sequence ATGAGCAACCCATTGACCGTTCTGGACAAAGTACAAAGCTGGCTTGAGGATGCCAACATTGACGAGGCCACGAAACAGGAGCTTCGTTCGCTTGAAGGCCATACAGCCGAACTGGAGGATCGTTTCTATAAAGATCTGGAGTTTGGCACAGGGGGACTGCGCGGCGTGATCGGCGCAGGCAGCAACCGGATGAACCGTTATACGGTTGGCCGGGCTACGCAGGGATTCGCGGCGTATCTGCTGGCCAATGCGCAGGAGCATGGCAATAAGGCGCCTTCGGTCGTCATCGCCCATGACTCGCGCCACTTCTCGCCGGAATTTGCCCTGGAATCGGCACTGGTGCTGGCCGGCAACGGAATTACAGCCAAGTTGTTCCGTTCGCTGCGTCCAACTCCGCAATTATCTTTTGAGGTACGCCGCTTGAACGCCGACGGGGGTATCGTGATTACAGCGAGCCATAACCCGCCGGAGTATAATGGTTATAAGGTATACAACAACACCGGCGGCCAGCTGGTTCCGCATGAAGCGGAGCAGGTGATTGAGCAGATTCGCCAGGTACAGTCTTTCGGCGAAGTCAAACGCCTGACCCAGGAAGAAGCGGAAGCGAAAGGTTTACTTGTGTGGCTGGATGAAGCCGAAGATGAAGCTTTTGCCGATACAGTCGCTTCGGTCAGCGTGAACCGCGAGCTGCTGCAGAACGGAGCAGGCAAAGACGTTGTAGTGGTTTATACGCCGCTGCATGGTACCGGCAACAAACCTGTACGTCAGGTGCTGGACAAGCTGGGCTTCTCGCAGATTCATATCGTGCCGGAGCAGGAGCAGCCGGATCCTGAATTCTCCACCGTGAAATCGCCGAATCCGGAGGAACGGGAAGCTTTTACGAAAGCGATTGAACTTGGAACTAAGATCAATGCCGATCTGCTGATCGGTACTGACCCGGATGCAGACCGCATGGGAGCCGTGGTCCGTACGAAAGATGGCAAATATGAAATATTAACCGGTAACCAATCGGGTGCAATAATCGTTAATTATTTATTAAGCCAGTTGAAGGAGCAGGGGAACCTGCCGGCAAACGGCGCCGTCGTCAAGACGATCGTCACAAGCGAGCTTGGAGCGGTAATCGCTGAACACTACGGGTTGACCGTATTCAACACCCTCACCGGCTTCAAATACATTGGCGAGAAGATGAACGAATTCGAGAAATCTGGTGACCACACCTTTGTCTTTGGTTATGAAGAGAGCTACGGTTATCTGGCCGGCAATTATGCCCGGGACAAAGACGCGGTTGTAGCGGCATCATTAATTTCCGAAGCGGCGGCATACTACAAACAGCAGGGCAAAACGCTGATGGATGCGCTTGAGGACATTTACCGGAAGTTCGGTTATTACCGGGAGGCCTTGTCTTCCCTGACAATGAAGGGTAAAGACGGCGTAGCTAAGATCAACGATCTGATGACCGCTTGGCGCGTAAGTCCTCCGGATGCCGTGAACGGCGCCAAAGTTACGAAGGTGCTTGATTATTCGAAAGGTCTGGACGGCCTGCCGAAAGAGAATGTACTTAAATTCCTGCTCGAAGACGGCTCGTGGTTCTGTCTGCGCCCTTCGGGAACCGAACCTAAGATCAAGTTCTATTTCGCGGTTAAGGGGTCGACCGATGAGGAGGCCAAAGCACGTCTGGCTTCGCTGCAGGAAGAGGTTTTATCCCGCGTTGAAGCGTAA
- the fabZ gene encoding 3-hydroxyacyl-ACP dehydratase FabZ, with amino-acid sequence MMDVREIQQIIPHRPPFLLVDRILEMEPGKRAVGIKNVTINEPFFTGHFPDYPVMPGVLITEALAQVGATAILTLEDNKGKIGFLAGLDGFRFRGQVVPGDTLRLEVEIIRVKGSIGKGKAVAKVEDKVVAEGEIMFALS; translated from the coding sequence ATGATGGACGTACGTGAAATTCAGCAAATTATTCCGCACCGCCCTCCGTTTCTGCTGGTGGACCGGATTTTGGAGATGGAGCCGGGCAAGCGGGCTGTCGGCATTAAGAATGTAACGATTAATGAACCTTTCTTTACAGGCCATTTCCCGGATTATCCGGTCATGCCAGGCGTGCTGATTACGGAAGCGCTGGCTCAGGTCGGGGCAACCGCGATTCTGACGCTGGAAGATAATAAAGGGAAGATCGGTTTTCTGGCCGGTCTGGACGGCTTCCGTTTCCGCGGACAAGTCGTGCCGGGAGACACCCTGCGCCTGGAAGTCGAGATTATCCGGGTGAAAGGCTCTATCGGCAAAGGGAAAGCTGTCGCCAAAGTCGAAGATAAAGTGGTGGCTGAAGGCGAAATTATGTTTGCTTTGTCTTAA